Genomic DNA from Lagenorhynchus albirostris chromosome 9, mLagAlb1.1, whole genome shotgun sequence:
CAGGCCGGCGAGGACCGTGCTGGGCGGGCCGGGCCCACAGCCAGCTGCTTGCTCCATGGCCCGAGCCCAGCACCTCCTCAGCGCAGAGGCTGCGGGGGCCTTGGGAGCAGCCTTAGGAGGatcggggctggggctgggcggaACCCAGTGGCAGACGCTGCACAGAGGTCCGGggggcaacattctttgttcaCTACCAGGAAAAAGACGGAGCAGAAAGAAGATTAAACTCAGAAGCCACAGAATTTACTTTCATATCTCCAAAAgttgtttctatgtctgactCAGTAGGAAATCGCAAAGCCTTGACCTTCCCGAGCGCACCGCGTCCACGGCCAGTTCTCGCTGGGCTCCTAGTGTCCATGAAGAAACAACAGCTTCTTCCAGAGAAGCTCGACGCGGAGTAGGGGTCCAGCTGCCCAAGGTCTTCCCGCTGGGCCCCCTGCCTGCAGCCCTGTCCTCCCCAGCTGGCTGCCCCCTCTCCTTCCACGGGTGGGATCTTGGCAGAGGTCTACTCCCGGGCTCTCAGTGTCTGGGAGGCCCGCACGACGGGGGGATGACAGAGGACCGAGACTCAGATCCTGACCACCTGGGCAGCAGTACATGGGCTCCGCCTGCCCTCGGCGCCCGCGGCCCGCCTCCTAAGGTAGAGTCGGCCGAAGGTGCCCCCCACCTGCCCTTTGGTGAGGCGCCCGGGATTCACACAGACGCAGCCAAGGATGTcctgggggaaggaaagaaagactgtGGGTTTGGAAAGGCCAAAATCATCGGGACTGATGTGAAAAAGCTGGACTCATCTAGCGATTAGACCCTAAAGAGGACTTTATAAAATGGAAACGCAGGCCGACAGAACCATCTAAGTCAAATATGCTAATTTATTATTAGAAAACTCAGAACCTTTTGAGTCtctgaaacaaaataaagaagatgACTCGGCAGGGTGACAATAAGCTCCCAAACTTGGAGACAAACTTGATCTATTTGTTTCCCAACATGAAAAAAAGTTTACCTCTAGAGGTTGAACTGGCTCTGGTTTGGCAAGAGGGGCTTGATCAGGTGGATTCCCTGTGAGGGACCCGATCCCCGGGCAGGGCCTCAGGCGGCAGAGATGAGAATGACCGAGAGCTGCTTGGAGGTCATCTCAGAATTCAGGAGGGGGGCAGGCAAGCCCAGGGCACCTGAGGTGGCCTCAGGTGCGAACCATGGTTTGAGGGTCTTCCTACCTGTCTCCGGCGCCCCCAGGCTGGGCTGACGGAGTGCCGTGCcctggggcggggagggcagcGAGGGGGCGCTGCTCACTTACGCACTTTACTAACATTTGTTTTCTGAGACTGGTTCTGGCGTTTCTGGGAAATGGTGGAGTTCAAACCTACCTTCACAAAGTATCTCAGCTCTGAAGGGGCTATGAAGACATCGGGGGTGACGGGCAGCTGTGCATAGGCATAGAAATTCTCATAGTCAATGGCCATGTCCTCCTGGGGAGGGTAGAGCGGGTAGTAgctgcagagacagagagagacagtcaGCGGCAGCTGATTCAGGGACCCCCCTCCCCAGATGGATTTCCTCTATGTCACTGGTTTCCACGGTTTCACAGACcgtctctccctttcctctgtgTTTAGGGGACAGGACGCAGGCTTGTCATCCCAGGGTGGAGTTCCCTGGTAGTGGCCTGGGAAAGGTGTCGAGGTCAAATCTGTCAGAGCTCCCTGAGCCCTAAGCGCTCCCTTCACGGTCAGCTACTCCGTCGGGCAGGCTCACCTCCGCTGCGTCAGGATGTGCTTCAGTATTCGGCTGAACCTGTCTGAAGTTCCGGAAGAActaggagaggaagaaaagcaagaaacgGAAAGTGGAACCTTGTTTATCAGTGCCTGTTTCTCCTCGGGAAGGAGTTATTAAACTAGAGAGAAGCGACGCGGCCAAGGCGTGTGACAAGAAGGTACCTCTGGGGAAGTTTAAAGACCTGCCCGCAAATGCTCGGTCTGCTGAGCAGGACACTGGGTTGAGAAGGGAAAGAGCAGGAACCCCTTGCGATCAGGGCCCAGGCAGGCTATCACCAGCTCTGCATCGTGCCAGAGAACGTGGAGTCTGTGCCGGCGCGAGGCCAGCTGTAGCCGGCGTGACCCTTGCTCCTCCAACCGGAGCCAACAAACACACACCCATTCTCGCCTAGGACGCAAACTGCTCCACACTCCTTCCCATCATGGCGATGCGAGCAGTGAACCGCTGAGCCTCAGCTCAACACTTCCGGCTGTGTCTGATCCTCCGCAGGGCTACACACTGTTCTGGAAGGGGGAACACCCTGCGGGGTGAATTCACAGTCACCCTCTACAAGCAGGGACATCTTGTTTAGGTCACAAATGTGGCAAACAAAGAAAAGTAGATGAACTTCTATGACTAGAAGTTAAGTGCAAAGACAGAATGGATGTGGTCCTTCAGGGTCTCAAACACCACAGAAACAAGTGGTAACAGAAACACATGCATCCCACCGCTCCCCTTGGGTGCAGAGAAACTCAGTGACCAAAGGCTTTGGCAGAAAGTGCTGCTCTAGGGGCTGCCCTCTCAACCCTGCCAAGCCGCCCCTTGGCCAAGGACAGGACCAGGATCCAGAGGAACTGCCTGCGGGACCGAAAAACCCTTCTCACCTACTGATCTCCTCAGCCCCCATGTGGAGCAGCAGATCGGTGGATGTCAAGCCAAAGATCGTTCCATTTATGGAGAGCGTGCAGGGCTCGGACACAAACTGCACTCGCTAAAATGAGAAGGGGGGGACAGACGTTTGCACACCAAAGCTAGAAACTTCTTCCCCATGAAAATGGGGGGTCTGCAAGGGCTGGGGGGACCAGTGAAAGGGGGACCAACCCAACGGACAGTAAGTCACACGCCTGCCTGTTACAAAGAGAAGCTTAAGACGCAGGCACGTGTGCCTCAAAGGCGCCCCCGCCCTCTGCTTCCGGGACGAGTTGGGTCGCCTTCGGCACGTTGGACTCTGGCTGCCTGGTCGAGGAGGGGACGCTGGTACCTTTTTGTCCTCCCGAGGCAGGTCGGAGCAGCTGAAGGGCGGCTGTGGGTACACGGGCTCGTGGTGCACGTCTCTCAATGATGGGACGAAGATGAGGTGTGAGCCGGAGCTACTTTGCCAAAAAAAGCATCAGAACAGGAAGGAAAATGAGTGCAGCTGAGTTAGCATAGCTGTGTGACAGACTTAAAGGGTCAGAGCTAGACACAAGAGCCTACTTCCAGGGAAGAAGTTCCGAACGGAGCTCTCCTATGAAGGCGGGGTGCCGTTCCCCGTGGGACACCAGGAACGAGAGACGACCTGTCCTAATTTACACACAACCACCTGGATGGGGCTCATGGCTCTCTCCCAGGACACGCTTTCTCCTGGCTCCGTATGACGTTCTACTCGAGAGAGGAAGAGGACTACTGTTTTGTagaaaaaggggagaagaaacGGAGATCTAGGAAAGCAGGAAAGACGAGGATTTGACTGAAAATCCTCAGAGCCAGATCTGAAGCCAAAGTTCTGACTCTTCACACTGTGTGAACAGACGTGGCTTTTAGGCGTCACTAGCCTCCCTGGCTGGGGGCCTCTTCCCTCGGGAGGGACCCGGCAGGCTGAGCAGATCTGGGAGGGGAAGGCACGGCAGGTTCTGGTTCGCCAAGAGCCCGCCCCGCCCACCCCTCCCGCACAGGGAATCAACGcccttggtttttctttctcagcagCCTGTCTtacaaagatgaaagaaatatcTAACTGCAACAGTAAAAGCAGAGATGACAGACATTTCCTTTGATGGAGGCAGGAGAATCTCTAGGGTTACAAGATGTAAGTGAAGAAAAACCCCGTAACTCTAGAAGCCAACCTTTAACCTCTCCAGCCACGcagaagaagaaagggggaaaaaaacctgtccTTGGCGGGGTGGGGTCTATTGTAAAGAGGGAAAGTGTTACTTTGGGGCGAGTTTAACAGCCACCAATAGCTCTCACTTCTAGCGCCCTCCCTTGCTTAAGACGCAGTGGCTTCCCAGAGGCAGGTACAGGCACCTGTGCAGGTATAGGGACGTGGCTGCCTCTCACATGGGATAAAGGTGTTGGTGATGGTTGTCACACCTGTCACTTGTTTGTCAGGCCCGCTCAAAGCGTGAAGTGAGGCTTCTGCAGCGGAAATTCAGAATCTTGAGACCAAAGGCACTTTGCGAATTAGCTATAGTCCCTTTGACATTGAAAGTTAAGTCCCTGTAAGTAGCCAAGTCTATGGATTTGGGTGCTGAAGTCTGGCAGACAGGCCGGGGGATGACCCGAAGGGGACAGTCTGTGCTTCAGATCCCCGGGGCTCAGTCCGTAATGGACAGGAAGGCGGAGGCACGGCTGGCCGCCGTTAAGAGATGGACTCGCTCTGCTTCTGTGCAGGCTTTGGCAGAGCAACAGTTAAGGAGGAAGCGGGCCTCTGGCTCAGGGTTATAAGCTGGCTGCAGGGGGAGGGATCCGAGAGAAAATTCCAACTATGCTGAGCATTGCACAACTTCATACATCACGGTGGGGAAGGGCCTTGCAGCCGCTCCCTCCCTCAAGCTCCCCCTCCCTCaagcacccccaccccccaccccgggctctTTCGAGGGGAGGTGCTTCCTCACTGGCTCTGGTTTTCACTGATAAATCAGCTTAATGCTCTGCGTTTCTGACctctcagaataaaaataaattcccccCAAAGGAGGGCCATTTTTATACTGTTTTGGGAAGGGTGGGGCAGCCCCTCTCCCCGAGGCACACACTGGCCTCAGATGAAAGTGCCTGGTGGTGCTGGGAGCTCACCCCCAGGGCAACAATGCCTGGTTTGTTCTTTGTTTGTAGCACTGCTGTCAATACCATACGGGGTGAGGAACCCAAAACAGAACCCCATCTCAAATCGAAAAGCACCCAGCCTGCGCAAGGGCACCGCCCCGCAGTCCCTGCCTATCCCAGAGGGGATCTGAGGGCTGATAAAACAGGGACACCAGCCCTGCTCCCGTGTTTCGGGATTTATCTCCTGAGGAGTGCTAGGGGCCTCCAGGTCTGACAAACTCATTCAGGGTCACAACAAAcctgggaggcagagggaaggcaCCTATGTTATCTcacttggagggagggaggggcagatcCAGCTGCAAGGCTGTCACCTGCACGATTCATGCCCCCTGACTCTGGGGCAGTTGGGGGTGTTCTTCCCCAGTCCGAGAGGCCTACGACACTGGCCCGTGCTGCTGGTACAAGAAGGTAGAGTTACAGCTAATCAAGCCTGAGATCAGGTCTCCCGGCCAAGGGGCAGAAGATTATACATCTTGTGTTAAAAACCACCTTTGTTACAGACTTACTTTTAAAAGCTTAGCCTCGGGAATGTTTGTTTTTGATGAGCTCAGCTACAGGGAGGCAGATCCCCAGAGGAGGAGATCCACCACCAAGGGCAATTTCTCTCAAACCCTGGCGCTGGAGGGAAGGGACAGGAAGCGGAGGTGTCAGCTTCCTGAAAAACTTTCTACTTCTAGCTTAGACCCTTCCTGGAATAGAGGCTTTTCTCTCAATTTAGAACTGCCCATTTCTCATCACTGCTATGACCTTTCCCAGTCTCGTCCCTAGGGTCTGGGGCAAGCATTCAAGATCCCCACCCTCGTGAGTTTCTACGATGGTTCATACAAGCCGGCGGCGCCCATGAAACGAGGGAAGCACTGACTCGGGGAAGGACTTGGGCTCACCCCAAACTCACTCACACAAGGGATTTTGTGGTGTAAGTCATCAAACACCACCCTGGGAAGATTCCCGTGGAATATGAGTTTATACAAAAGGGagtgagaggaggaaggaaggaaagaaagagcaaggGAAGAGCGCAAGTCTGTGTAGCCTTTTCAAgtgtgtttatctttgttttacaaAGACGCCTCCTCACTCAGCATCTGTGCACTTGAAGTTCAAGGGTTCTATCTGATCTCTGTAGTTCAAAAGGATATAAGGATGGGAACTACCACGACTTTTGAATAGTTTCAGTTTCTTAATGAGAAGCCCTGGAGAAACTTAGGAAGCATAAGGTTCTGCCCAGTATTTTGAACTCTGACCTTCGTGTCCCTTCGATAATCGTTCGTAGACATTGCTTGAAAACTTCTTCAAATGGGCTTGTCAGTAGACAGCTCTGCAAGAAAAGAGGAGACAGGTTTACAGGGGAGACGTTTGGCATTTATTCACTTGTTGAGCGCTTGTCAGATGACCCTGGGGGCCAGCCCCTGAGCAAGGAGCTGAAGGAGTCACAGTGGCCTCTGTGCTCCAGGAGCTGAGTCTAgctgggggcaggaaggaggcgGCGGAGAATCAGTCCTCCTGAAAGTGAGCCGAGGGGACGACTAGGAAGAAGAGGGTTTTGGAATCTTTTCTGTGGCAGGTAAAACCTCCTGAGACAAAGGGAAGAAATGTCCTCAGAAGGGTCATTTGTGTTTTAAGTTCAAAGGATGGCAAGATGATGTGGGTCATGGAGCTGAGGGTAGCAGCCAGGAAGGTACTTTCACAGGCGCACCTCCGGGACCCGCAGGCACCTGCCTCAGCACCAAGGGTCGGTCGCACACCAGGAGGACCGGGACTCGGATATCTggatccccctcccccagcttccaAACAGCTCTGTATTCTGGTGAAATGAAGCCCTCAAATTCAGTACCTTTATTAAAAATGCCCTGTGATAATGCTTTCCTGATCAGCCACACGGattcatttaggttgttacagatgCAGGGTAAACTCAAAGAGACGAAAGTAACGGTGGGGGCTTGACTGAATGTGAGTATCCGgtatctccccctccccaccccagtcacTTACCTCTACCTGTTCATGCTTAGCATCCAGGAAAGGTCCAAACTGCAGATAAAGCCGCAGGGGAGAAACAAAGGTACCGAAAGAACAAATCAGAACCACACGTGTGTGTGAGTGCCCTCACATAGCCTCTCCTAGCAGTTGTCTGTCCAGGGTCCATCGTCCCTCCAAGGCCACCTGTACAGCCTGGGCCAGGCAGCAGCTGGGGCAGGGGCACCCAGCTAGTATCACAGGCAGAAGGACCTGACGCCTGGATGCTAGCTGTTTTGCCTCCTACAATACCGGGCTTTTTCCTTTCTCAACCCAGCAAGGGAAATCTACCTCCATGCAGTTGTATTGTGAGTTTTCAGAAGAGGTGAGCTCACAAACTGGAGTAAGAGACAGAGGTGGGGATACTGTAAAGTCAAGGCAGGGCGGCAAAACAGCTCGGGCTTTTGGATTAATTCCACGCACACCTCACCTCGCCAAAGGTGTAGGCTGagcactaaaaaatatttttaaaaaggaggagagTCCCACACTCATCCTAAAAATTTAGAACCTCATCAGACCTTTTTCTAAGACCGACCCCCCAGTTTTCCCACTGGTGCCTCCCCGGGTGAAGCTGTCCCAGGAGGGCCTCCTACCAGGATGCAGACGTCGGGCTGGTCACGGTTGATGATGGTGATCAGGTCGAGCAGGGGGTCAAATGTGATGCTGTCAGATGTGGTGTATGGCCCACAGGCCACCAGGACCATGATTTGCtcagaatctaagaaagaaaagattgtTAAGATGCTGATGAGAGGACGCTGGGATGGTGGGAGAAAGGACAATTAGGGAAAGATGCCACGGGACTCAATTCACTGAGAGTCTCCTTACGTGTGCAACTCCAGGAATCCAGGAGGAGCAAGACCTCATCCTGCCCTCAAAGAACCCTCCATTGCTGGCAGAGACAGGTAAGTATGCAAACAACTAGAACTCGATAGATATTTACCAGCAGCGCACGAGTCATGGTAGGGAAGTGGGCATCTGGAGAGACTTGATCAAAGTACCATTTGCTTACATGGTTTTCCTCCCAACATTTActttgtggggtggggtgggttgggggtttggtaaaatacatataacacaaaacttaccatcttaacctttgtttttggctgcgctgagaggcttgcgggatcttagttccccagccagggattgaacccatgcccttgacagtgaaagagcgaatcctaaccactggacttccaggggaTTCCCTCTGATCTTAAGTAAAcatttcagtggtattaagtaaaTTCATAATGGTGTGTAGTTATCACCACCACCCCTCTCCACAACTCTTTCTATCTCGTAAAACCGAAACTCTGTTCCCGTTCAACACCAACTCCTGCTCCCCCGGCCCCCACCCTCCCactgtctgtctctatgattCTGACGACTCTAGGAACCTCGTCTGAGGGGAATCTTGTGGTATTTGCCTTTTTGCGACTTTGCTTACGCTTGTAAGTAGGGT
This window encodes:
- the POLA2 gene encoding DNA polymerase alpha subunit B isoform X3, coding for MLTPGCETVVPRYFSLQGSQKRAITTPETPLTKRSVSTRSPHQLLSPSSFSPSATPSQKYSSRSNRGEVVTSFGSAQVMSWSGREGASNISVKVLGYPEPLTGSYKSMFQKLPDIREVLTCKIEELGSELKEHYKIEAFTPVLVTAQEPVTLLGQIGCDSNGKLNHKSVILEGDREHSSGAQIPVDLSELKEYSLFPGQVVVMEGINTTGRKLVATRLYEGVPLPFHQPTEEDGDSEQIMVLVACGPYTTSDSITFDPLLDLITIINRDQPDVCILFGPFLDAKHEQVESCLLTSPFEEVFKQCLRTIIEGTRSSGSHLIFVPSLRDVHHEPVYPQPPFSCSDLPREDKKRVQFVSEPCTLSINGTIFGLTSTDLLLHMGAEEISSSSGTSDRFSRILKHILTQRSYYPLYPPQEDMAIDYENFYAYAQLPVTPDVFIAPSELRYFVKDILGCVCVNPGRLTKGQVGGTFGRLYLRRRAAGAEGRRSPCTAAQVVRI